One genomic segment of Pelagerythrobacter marensis includes these proteins:
- the pheT gene encoding phenylalanine--tRNA ligase subunit beta — protein sequence MKFSLEWLNDFLETEATVAEIAAALNAIGHEVEGIEDPAEKLAGFHVAEVLTAAPHPDADKLQVLSVTTGKGEPLQVVCGAPNARAGMKGVLGLPGAVVPSNGMQLRKSAIRGVESNGMMCSVRELELGDEHSGIIELPEDAPVGADFADYHGASPVLDVAITPNRPDCMGVMGIARDLAAAGLGTFRLPEIAPVAGEGACPVEIRIEDSAGCPAWYGRVISGVANGSSPEWMQRRLLAAGQRPISAIVDVTNYLMLAYGRPAHAYDLDKLSGAMTARLARDGEEVLALNEKTYTLDPTMTVIADDAGVHDIAGIMGAEHSGVTPETIDILLEIAYFDPERIGVSGRKLGLASDARTRFERGVDPAFLDGGLAILTALIVEMCGGTASDVVRAGSPPAGPKVVAFDPALTRRLGGVEIEYDEQRRILRALDFEVGEDWQVTCPARRHDIEGPADLVEEVVRIHGLDTVESVPLPRAEGVARPTATALQQTERKLRRSAAARGLNEAVTWSFLPVAEAEHFADGAALWVLDNPISEDMKAMQPSLLPGLLAAAKRNADRGAPGSRLFEIGRRYFRGKNGASDEKPTLGLVLAGEKVARGWATGKAQGFDAFDAKAEATALLEAAGAPVGNLMVMGEAGPQFHPGQSATLRLGPKNVLARFGALHPNTLKAFDIDGPVVAAELFLDAIPARKASAGFARPAYAPPALQPVTRDFAFLVPAGLAAADLVRAVRGADKAAVVDARAFDVFTGQGVEAGRKSVAVEVVLQPGEKSFTDAEIKAISDKIVAAAGKVGAELRA from the coding sequence ATGAAGTTCTCGCTCGAATGGCTGAACGATTTCCTCGAGACCGAGGCGACGGTGGCGGAGATCGCCGCCGCGTTGAACGCGATCGGGCACGAGGTGGAAGGGATCGAGGATCCGGCGGAAAAGCTCGCCGGGTTCCACGTGGCCGAAGTGCTGACCGCCGCGCCTCACCCCGATGCGGACAAGCTGCAGGTGCTGTCCGTCACGACCGGCAAGGGGGAACCGCTCCAGGTTGTGTGCGGTGCGCCCAATGCGCGCGCCGGGATGAAGGGCGTGCTCGGCCTGCCGGGTGCGGTCGTGCCGTCGAACGGAATGCAATTGCGCAAGAGCGCGATCCGCGGTGTCGAATCCAACGGCATGATGTGCTCGGTGCGCGAGCTGGAGCTGGGCGATGAGCACAGCGGCATTATCGAACTGCCCGAAGACGCTCCGGTCGGTGCCGATTTCGCGGACTATCACGGGGCGAGCCCGGTGCTCGACGTGGCGATTACCCCGAACCGGCCCGATTGCATGGGCGTGATGGGGATCGCCCGCGATCTGGCCGCGGCGGGTCTGGGCACGTTCAGACTGCCGGAGATCGCGCCGGTCGCCGGCGAAGGCGCCTGTCCGGTCGAGATTCGGATCGAAGACTCCGCAGGTTGCCCGGCCTGGTATGGCCGGGTCATCAGCGGCGTGGCCAACGGCAGCTCGCCCGAATGGATGCAGCGCCGCCTGTTGGCGGCCGGCCAGCGGCCGATCAGCGCGATCGTCGATGTCACCAATTACCTGATGCTGGCTTATGGCCGGCCGGCCCATGCCTACGATCTCGACAAGCTGAGCGGTGCGATGACTGCCCGTCTCGCGCGCGACGGGGAAGAAGTGCTGGCGCTGAACGAAAAGACCTACACCCTCGATCCGACGATGACCGTGATCGCCGACGATGCCGGGGTGCACGATATCGCCGGGATCATGGGCGCGGAGCATTCGGGCGTGACGCCCGAGACGATCGATATCCTGCTCGAAATCGCCTATTTCGACCCTGAGAGGATCGGTGTTAGCGGGCGCAAGCTCGGCCTCGCCAGCGATGCGCGCACCCGGTTCGAACGCGGGGTGGACCCGGCGTTCCTCGATGGTGGGCTGGCGATTCTTACCGCTCTCATTGTCGAAATGTGCGGAGGGACGGCAAGCGATGTCGTAAGAGCCGGCTCGCCGCCGGCGGGGCCGAAAGTCGTTGCTTTCGATCCCGCCCTGACCCGGCGTCTGGGCGGGGTGGAGATCGAGTATGACGAGCAGCGGCGCATCCTGCGCGCGCTCGATTTCGAGGTCGGCGAGGATTGGCAGGTCACATGCCCCGCGCGCCGTCACGATATCGAGGGGCCTGCCGATCTGGTCGAGGAAGTCGTGCGTATTCACGGCCTCGACACAGTGGAAAGCGTGCCCCTGCCGCGGGCGGAAGGGGTTGCCCGGCCTACCGCGACCGCGTTGCAGCAGACCGAACGCAAGCTGCGCCGCAGCGCCGCCGCGCGCGGGCTGAACGAGGCCGTGACATGGTCGTTCCTACCTGTTGCCGAGGCAGAGCATTTCGCGGACGGCGCGGCCCTGTGGGTGCTCGACAATCCGATCAGCGAGGACATGAAGGCGATGCAGCCTTCGCTCCTTCCGGGGCTGCTGGCCGCGGCCAAGCGTAATGCCGATCGCGGCGCGCCGGGCAGCCGCCTGTTCGAGATCGGTCGCCGCTATTTCCGCGGCAAGAACGGCGCGAGCGACGAGAAGCCGACGCTGGGCCTGGTGCTAGCCGGTGAAAAGGTCGCGCGCGGCTGGGCGACCGGTAAGGCGCAGGGTTTCGACGCCTTCGACGCCAAGGCCGAGGCCACGGCGCTGCTCGAAGCCGCGGGTGCCCCGGTCGGCAACCTGATGGTCATGGGCGAGGCGGGGCCGCAGTTCCATCCCGGCCAGTCGGCCACGCTGCGGCTCGGGCCCAAGAATGTTCTCGCCCGGTTCGGTGCGCTGCATCCGAACACGCTGAAGGCTTTCGACATCGATGGCCCGGTGGTCGCGGCGGAGCTGTTTCTTGACGCGATCCCTGCGCGAAAGGCGTCTGCAGGGTTTGCCCGGCCTGCCTATGCGCCGCCGGCGTTGCAGCCGGTGACGCGCGATTTCGCCTTCCTCGTCCCTGCGGGCCTTGCTGCGGCCGATCTGGTCCGCGCGGTGCGCGGGGCGGACAAGGCAGCGGTCGTCGATGCGCGCGCGTTCGATGTCTTCACCGGCCAGGGCGTGGAGGCAGGGCGCAAGTCTGTTGCGGTCGAGGTCGTCCTGCAGCCCGGCGAGAAGAGCTTTACCGATGCCGAGATCAAGGCAATTTCTGACAAGATCGTCGCGGCGGCCGGCAAAGTGGGAGCGGAGCTGAGAGCATGA